GCTTCTACTGTTGGTTCGGTATGATCCCCGCAGCATTGGCGGTTTCGCAAGATCAACTAGAGACGATTAATCAGCAGTGGAAAGGTAGTGCCCATGCCTTGAACGATGTGAATTGTGCAAGCTGCCATAAAGATAAAAAGACCAAAGCCTTAGTGAATAATCTTGGCCCCGAGAGCTGTAAGTCCTGTCATGAGGGTGAGGTTGATACGTTCTTATTGGGTAAGCATGGCATTCGCCTGCTGGAAAAACAAAGTCCCCTCACCCCAGACCGTGCCCGCATCCCCATGCAAGCCGATGCCCATAGCAAGTCGATGAACTGTAATGCTTGCCACAATGTCCATTCCGTTAAAACGGTGCCCGCAGCGGTGGATTCCTGCCTGACCTGTCATAGCGATCAGCATTCCTTGAACTATGAGAAATCAAAACATGCCCAATTATTTCAAGCTAAGGCCGCGCGCCTCCCCCGCCCCGATCAGGCTTCTGTAACCTGCGCGACTTGTCATTTGCCGCGTTCACTGATGGATGAAGATGATGAGGATTCGGTATTCGTCAATCACAACAACACGTATACGCTTTTGCCACGCGATCGCATGGTCAGAGACGTCTGCATGAACTGTCACGGGATGGAATATTCCTACAACAACATCTTTGATGACGAGAATGTCGAAGCCAATTTTGATCATGCTTCTACCCAGGACTTGAAAACGTTGGAAATGATGCGAACGGCAGAGAAAGTCCGGGGTGTAAAGCGGCGGCGTTCATCGGATTAGGAGGTGAAATTTCCCAGCGAAACAAGGTCAGCGACTCAGGCCGCATCGTCTGAGTGATTGGATGCCCGACTATTTTATGTTTGGCCGTGTCAGTGAAATTAATTGCTTAACCGAAGAGGAGAACCGAGCATGTCAGCAATTTATCAGTGGTGGCGCAGTCTGCGTCTCAAGTTTGTATCGACGTTGGCGTTAGCGTTGGCGATTTGTTTTACGGTAGTTGCCTGTGGTGGCGGTGCAAGTACGAGTAGCAGTGGTGGCGGTGGTGGGACGACTGTTGCCGGGATCTCTCCGGAAGTGGTAGTCGACTATATCCATAAGGTCGCAGAATCCGATCGCACAGCCTATACCAAGCACGTGATTGGTCGCCTGACAAAACTGGAAGGGAAGGATAACAAGAAGGGGGTTGTGACCGCTGAGGCCACAGAATTCTGGAAGCAGGAGAAAGGCGTGCCCTTACCGGCACAGATGTTCCGTATGGGTGCAGAACTCGCTTCCGAAGATGGTAACTTCACCATTGGTCTAATTTCACCTTGGAACATCAACGATAACCAAGCGCCCAAAGATGATTTCGAGAAAGCTGGTATGGCGAAAGTGGTCGAGACGGCTGAGCCGTACAAAGCCGCTCGCGAAATTGCCGGGAAGAAGTACTACTCGGCGATCTATCCCGATATCGCGGTGGCTGATGCTTGTGTCAGTTGCCATAACGATCATCCAGTGCATAAAGAGCGCCACGCCGACAAAGTCTTTAAGAAAGGCGATGTCATGGGTGGAGTAGTGATCAACCTGCCGCTGAAGGGTGCTTAATTCGCTTGCTTCAGCACGATCGTTCGTTAACTCAAGGTGAACTTGAACCATGCAACCGAGTTTCAAAACGCTCATTATTTTGACCCTAATATCGGTTGCACTACTTGCACCGTTTGCGTTTAGTGCCTCCTATTTTCCGCTGCTGCGCGATCAGGCGTTTGATTTCCACGAATTCTTACGTGGAGATCTGTACAAGCAGGTGACAGGCTATATTTCCCTGGCATTTGTCTTGGTGGAAATGGTGCTGACTCTGCGCAAACGGGGCCGACGGCTACGCCCAGTGAAGGTGTCGGTGCCCGGCACCGTGAAGTTTTGGCGGCGACTGCATGTATTTTTTGGGGTTGTGCTGTTAGGCGTGATCCTGATTCATACGGGTGGCGCGGTAGGGCAAAACTTTAATGGCATCTTCCTCTGGGTCTTTTTCGGCGTGACGCTTTCCGCATTGGTCGGCGTCGTTGCCGAAACCGGGGTGCTGGAGTCTGCACAACAGCGATTTAGTCTGGTGCCGATTGGGAGTGACGGTGCATTTTCGAAAGCGTTGACGGGAATTCCGAAAAGTAAGCTGATTCAGGGGATGCGAGGTCTGTGGCTATCCACCCATATTCTGTTCGTCAGTGCCTTTTTTATCCTGTTGGGATTCCATATTTTCCTGGTTTACAACTTCCAATAAGCGCGCTCGATTTGCACCCGATGCCATCGAGATACTCAGTTTAGTGTGATTCATATGCTCAGCCCGGTCCATATGCTTAGCCCGATCCCCATCCGATATCCCGGATTGCGCCTGCGTCAGGTGTTATACCGCAGCCTGGCGATATTGACGATCGGGCTGTGCGTCAGTCTTGGCTTATTTGGGTATACGCCACCGGCCCAGGCGAGCGGCGTGCAAGGTCTGATGGCTTTGAAACATTTGGCCAAAGAATCCGTGGCCTATGATGTCGCGATTGCCAATGGCAACCCAACGCTGATTGAGTTTTACGCCGACTGGTGTACAAGCTGTCAGTCGATGGCCCCAACGATGGCGCATTTGCATGAAAAATATGGTGATTCCGTCAACTTTGTCATGTTGGATATTGATGATCCCCAGTGGGCTGAACCCGTTGCCCAGTTCGCGGTGCAGGGGGTGCCACAGTTAACGCTATTAACGGCGGACGCGACACCGGTTGACACATTGGTGGGCAAGGTGCCGGAGTCGATCGTGACGCAACTTCTAGAACTTGTGAGGGCTTAGATTTTGGTGAAATTTTTGCGGTTTTTAGGCTCAATTAAACTCGCCGTGCCAGTGCTACTGACGATCGCTGTGATCTTGGTATGGGCCACCTTCCATGAAAGCGCTGTCGGTTCGCCGACGATTCAGCGTGAGGTTTATAAGAGTGTCTGGTTTGGGGCTTTGATGTTTTTGCTGAGTGTGAATCTCAGTGCTTCAGCACTGTTGCGTTATCCCTGGCGCGGGGCAAGGAAAATTGGCTTTGCCCTGACCCATTTTGGGTTAGTGGTGTTGATCGCTGGTTCCGCTGCGGTGATTCATGTCAGTACCGAAGGCATGATGACGGTCCGGATTGGCGGTGGTGCGAATAATATGATTCGGGTTGAAGGCGATTTGCTGGAAGTTGCAACGGCCGATGGTGCCGTCCAGCAAGCGGAAGTATTTATTCAACCCGATGGAACGCCAGTCCCGAGTCAGGTCGGTGATCTGAAAATTTTGGGCTATAGTCCCAATACGATTAAAACAGTGAGTTTTATGGCTGGTGGCCCAGTGGCCAATCCGGCCGTCCAGCTACAGTTCACGAGCGATCGCATGGGCCAGACGGTCGATCGCTGGTTAGCGGCGGCACCGGCGGCCTATAGCGCAGTTGAGATGGGGCCAGCGGAATTAGAAATCCTCCAAGCCAAAGATGATGCCCAGCTTGAGAAGCTCCTGCAAGCACCGGCGGATAACGCCTCGCAATTGCTGGGGACGCTGAAGCTAACGACCCCAAAAGGGAACCAATCGATCGATGTGACTCAGGTCAGTGAGCAATCCGTCCGCGCTGGTGATCTAGATATCCGTGTGCTCAATACTTGGAATGACTTCCGCATCAATTCCGAGCAGCAGCCGGTGAATGGCTCGGACCAACCGCGTAATCCTGCTGTGCAGTTAGCGATTACCCAAGGTGAGCAAACCGAAGAATGGTTTGTCTTTGCGCGGGATGAATTTGAGCCGATTCGGACGACGGCGACTGAAAGCCCGATTGATCTGAAGTTGGACTATGCGTTCTCGCCGCCTGTTTCTGTTGATGGTTTCCGGGTAATTGTGGGGCCAGATAGCCAGCTATTCTACGCCGCACGCTCTTCTAAGAGTTTCAAGTCCGGTGCTTGGACTGTAGGCGAATCCGTCAATCCTGGCTGGGCTGATTTCCAAATCAAACTTGCCAGCTTTATTCCCCAAGCGACCCTCCAGCGTCAGGTGGTGCCGGTTGAGGCAGCCGGTGAAGATGCCTTCCCAGCGTTGCATGTGGCTACGGCGGATGGGGCGGACCAATGGCTGTCTTGGGGCGACCCGACGGAAATTTCGACCCCAGTGGGTGAGGTGTTTGCCGCCTACAGTCCGCGCTCTTTAGAACTGCCCTTTGCGGTGAATCTATCCGACTTTATCGTTGAGCGGAATGAAGGGAGTGAATCGGTGGCGATGTGGACAAGCCAACTCAAGCTCCAATCACCCGACTCAAACGAAGTTGTGGAACGCAATGTTTGGATGAATAATCCGACTTGGTTCCACGGCTGGAAACTGGCCCAGGCCTCTTGGAATCCGGGTGATTTGCAGCAGTCGACTTTGCAGCTCAAACGTGAGCCGGGGTGGATTACTGCCTTGACCTGGACGGGTTCGGTGCTGGTGGTCGGCGGGATTGCCACGATGTTCTACGGCGGTACGGTGTTGAAAAAGTTGCGGCGATTGATCCCCACTTTGCCGAAATCGCCGACTGTCAATCCTGCGGCGACGGCTGTGGCCGAATCGGCAGCGGCGATCGTCACCGATTCCAGCTCCGAGCTCCCTGTTTCTTGATTGTCACTTGTTTTCCTGATTGCTGAACTTCTTATGAAACTGCTGAAATTTCTCATTGGCCTTTGTCTGGGCGCATTGATGATCGTGCTCCCAGTCAGTCAATTCCAAACCTCTCCCCTGGAGCCGTTGCAGACCTTAGCGGTGCAGCTCGATGGGCGCAAAAAGCCATTGGATACCGTGGCCCTTGAAACCGTCTCAAAAATCCACGGGAGTGCGAGTTATAAGCAAGCTGACGGTAGCAAGCTCGACTATCTGAAGACTTATCTATCGCTGTCGTTTAACGATCGGGATTGGAACCAAGAGCCGTTTATTCTGTTTACCTATCGGCCCTTGAAGGAGCGGGCGGGGCTGGATGCGGAGCAGAAGTACTTTAGTTTTCAGACGTTGCTCAAGTCCCAAGGCTTAGCGGATGTGGTGGCTACTGCCCACGATAAGCAGGTGAACGATCAAGACTTGAGCCGCGATGAGCGAGAAGCCCTGACGATCGAAGAACGGGTGGAAGCCATGCTGCAAACGGTGGGTCAAGATGACTTGCCGATCGTGCCGCATCCGACGGAGAAAAAGGGCAAATGGTTGAGTTTGGCCACCGCAAACCAGTCCTACAGCGAGGACCAAATTGCGCCCCTCGCCGCCCAACATCAGACCTTAGTGCAAACCTATGACGCGGCAAATCCGGACCTCACACCCGTGGTGCAAGCGGCAACGGCATTGCATGACGGCTTAGCGCAACTCAGTCCGACGATTTATCCCGCGATGGTTGATCTGCAGCGGGAAGTGCATTTCCACCACTTCCATGCGTTTGCGAAGGCTTGGATGATTTATGCGGTGGCGTTTGTGGCGATGTTGCTGACGCTGTGGTTGAAGTCGTTTGATTTGTATTGGGGCGCGATCGGGATATTCTGTGCGGGCATCGCGGTGAATAGCTACGGCTTCTTACTGCGGATGCAGGTGGCCGGGCGACCCCCGGTGACGAATATGTACGAATCGG
The DNA window shown above is from Romeriopsis navalis LEGE 11480 and carries:
- a CDS encoding DUF3365 domain-containing protein; protein product: MSAIYQWWRSLRLKFVSTLALALAICFTVVACGGGASTSSSGGGGGTTVAGISPEVVVDYIHKVAESDRTAYTKHVIGRLTKLEGKDNKKGVVTAEATEFWKQEKGVPLPAQMFRMGAELASEDGNFTIGLISPWNINDNQAPKDDFEKAGMAKVVETAEPYKAAREIAGKKYYSAIYPDIAVADACVSCHNDHPVHKERHADKVFKKGDVMGGVVINLPLKGA
- a CDS encoding cytochrome c biogenesis protein yields the protein MKLLKFLIGLCLGALMIVLPVSQFQTSPLEPLQTLAVQLDGRKKPLDTVALETVSKIHGSASYKQADGSKLDYLKTYLSLSFNDRDWNQEPFILFTYRPLKERAGLDAEQKYFSFQTLLKSQGLADVVATAHDKQVNDQDLSRDEREALTIEERVEAMLQTVGQDDLPIVPHPTEKKGKWLSLATANQSYSEDQIAPLAAQHQTLVQTYDAANPDLTPVVQAATALHDGLAQLSPTIYPAMVDLQREVHFHHFHAFAKAWMIYAVAFVAMLLTLWLKSFDLYWGAIGIFCAGIAVNSYGFLLRMQVAGRPPVTNMYESVVWVGFGIAALALLFELTSRARYFLLAAAPLSVLSLVMADRLPAVLDSSIAPLVPVLRDNFWLSIHVPTITLSYASFALALGLGHVALGYTLWAPNQTKRVQALSQLTYRVIQVGVLLLTTGIILGGVWAHVSWGRFWGWDPKETWALIALLCYLIPLHGRLVGWIGNFGINVASIVAFNAVLMAWYGVNFVLGTGLHSYGFTTGGSELTIVTVVGIDLLFVSVASLRYMRSRSKPATVGLEAVAKAATMTISDDVLEVG
- a CDS encoding cytochrome c3 family protein, which encodes FYCWFGMIPAALAVSQDQLETINQQWKGSAHALNDVNCASCHKDKKTKALVNNLGPESCKSCHEGEVDTFLLGKHGIRLLEKQSPLTPDRARIPMQADAHSKSMNCNACHNVHSVKTVPAAVDSCLTCHSDQHSLNYEKSKHAQLFQAKAARLPRPDQASVTCATCHLPRSLMDEDDEDSVFVNHNNTYTLLPRDRMVRDVCMNCHGMEYSYNNIFDDENVEANFDHASTQDLKTLEMMRTAEKVRGVKRRRSSD
- a CDS encoding cytochrome C biogenesis protein; this translates as MVKFLRFLGSIKLAVPVLLTIAVILVWATFHESAVGSPTIQREVYKSVWFGALMFLLSVNLSASALLRYPWRGARKIGFALTHFGLVVLIAGSAAVIHVSTEGMMTVRIGGGANNMIRVEGDLLEVATADGAVQQAEVFIQPDGTPVPSQVGDLKILGYSPNTIKTVSFMAGGPVANPAVQLQFTSDRMGQTVDRWLAAAPAAYSAVEMGPAELEILQAKDDAQLEKLLQAPADNASQLLGTLKLTTPKGNQSIDVTQVSEQSVRAGDLDIRVLNTWNDFRINSEQQPVNGSDQPRNPAVQLAITQGEQTEEWFVFARDEFEPIRTTATESPIDLKLDYAFSPPVSVDGFRVIVGPDSQLFYAARSSKSFKSGAWTVGESVNPGWADFQIKLASFIPQATLQRQVVPVEAAGEDAFPALHVATADGADQWLSWGDPTEISTPVGEVFAAYSPRSLELPFAVNLSDFIVERNEGSESVAMWTSQLKLQSPDSNEVVERNVWMNNPTWFHGWKLAQASWNPGDLQQSTLQLKREPGWITALTWTGSVLVVGGIATMFYGGTVLKKLRRLIPTLPKSPTVNPAATAVAESAAAIVTDSSSELPVS
- a CDS encoding thioredoxin domain-containing protein; the encoded protein is MLSPIPIRYPGLRLRQVLYRSLAILTIGLCVSLGLFGYTPPAQASGVQGLMALKHLAKESVAYDVAIANGNPTLIEFYADWCTSCQSMAPTMAHLHEKYGDSVNFVMLDIDDPQWAEPVAQFAVQGVPQLTLLTADATPVDTLVGKVPESIVTQLLELVRA